In Fusarium falciforme chromosome 9, complete sequence, the following are encoded in one genomic region:
- a CDS encoding 2OG-FeII-Oxy-3 domain-containing protein yields MASEPMSGVKVEAPNVKVEMPNRDATSHTISCDPSTLKDELLQAIEGIQIAGTFASSAISGGRSLGINGTIKAELYKMLIYEKGAMFKAHTDTEKVPGMFGTLVISLPSTHQGGDVVLRHCGKQHVFRSSAHVQSCAFWYSDVSHEVLPVTFVYRWVLTYNLALDLALDPAQPRPSASLLG; encoded by the exons ATGGCGTCTGAGCCCATGTCCGGCGTCAAGGTTGAGGCACCCAACGTCAAAGTCGAGATGCCCAACCGTGATGCTACGTCTCACACCATCTCATGTGACCCCAGCACTCTCAAAGATGAGCTCCTCCAAGCTATCGAGGGCATCCAAATAGCCGGCACTTTTGCATCATCTGCCATCTCAGGTGGCCGG AGCCTGGGCATCAATGGAAccatcaaggctgagctCTACAAGATGCTCATCTACGAAAAGGGTGCCATGTTCAAGGCACACACTGA CACTGAAAAGGTCCCTGGCATGTTTGGCACACTCGTTATCAGTTTGCCTTCAACCCACCAGGGCGGAGACGTGGTGCTCAGGCACTGCGGCAAGCAACACGTCTTCAGGTCGTCGGCCCATGTCCAATCCTGTGCCTTTTGGTACTCGGACGTGTCACACGAGGTCCTCCCCGTCACCTTTGTCTACCGCTGGGTTCTCACCTACAATCTGGCCCTTGACCTGGCCCTTGACCCGGCCCAGCCGCGTCCCTCGGCGAGTCTCCTTGGCTAG